In Solanum lycopersicum chromosome 5, SLM_r2.1, the following are encoded in one genomic region:
- the LOC101248295 gene encoding alpha-1,4 glucan phosphorylase L-2 isozyme, chloroplastic/amyloplastic has translation MATFAVSGLNSISSFNNNFRSKNSNIFLSRRRSLLFNLRRRRRSFYVSNVASDQKQKTKDSSSDEGFTLDVYQPDSTSVLSSIKYHAEFTPSFSPEKFELPKAYYATAESVRDMLILSWNATYEYYEKMNVKQAYYLSMEFLQGRALLNAIGNLGLNGPYADALTKLGYSLEDVARQEPDAALGNGGLGRLASCFLDSMATLNYPAWGYGLRYQYGLFKQLITKDGQEEVAENWLEMGNPWEIVRNDISYPVKFYGKVIEGADGSKEWVGGEDITAVAYDVPIPGYKTKTTINLRLWSTKLAAEAFDLHAFNNGDHAKAYEAQKKAEKICYVLYPGDESLEGKTLRLKQQYTLCSASLQDIIARFEKRSGNAVNWDQFPEKVAVQMNDTHPTLCIPELLRILIDVKGLSWKQAWGITQRTVAYTNHTVLPEALEKWSFTLLGELLPRHVEIIAMIDEELLLTILTEYGTEDLDLLQEKLNQMRILDNVEIPTSVLELLIKAKENAADVEKAAEEEQLEEGKDEETEAVKAETTNEEEETEVEKVEVKDSQAKIKRIFGPHANRPQVVHMANLCVVSGHAVNGVAEIHSEIVKDEVFNEFYKLWPEKFQNKTNGVTPRRWLSFCNPELSEIITKWTGSDDWLVNTEKLAELRKFADNEELQSEWRKAKGNNKMKIVSLIKEKTGYVVSPDAMFDVQIKRIHEYKRQLLNIFGIVYRYKKMKEMSPEERKEKFVPRVCIFGGKAFATYVQAKRIVKFITDVGATVNHDPEIGDLLKVVFVPDYNVSVAEVLIPGSELSQHISTAGMEASGTSNMKFSMNGCLLIGTLDGANVEIREEVGEDNFFLFGAQAHEIAGLRKERAEGKFIPDPRFEEVKAFIRTGVFGPYNYEELMGSLEGNEGFGRADYFLVGKDFPDYIECQDKVDEAYRDQKKWTKMSILNTAGSFKFSSDRTIHQYARDIWRIEPVELP, from the exons ATGGCAACTTTTGCTGTCTCTGGATTGAACTCAATTTCAAGTTTTAATAACAATTTCAGAAGCAaaaactcaaatatttttttgagtaGAAGGAGGAGTTTATTGTTCaatttaagaagaagaagaagaagtttctATGTTAGCAATGTTGCTAGTGATCAAAAGCAGAAGACAAAAGATTCTTCCTCTGATGAAG GATTTACATTAGATGTTTATCAGCCGGACTCAACGTCTGTTTTATCAAGTATAAAGTATCACGCAGAGTTCACGCCATCATTTTCTCCTGAGAAGTTTGAACTTCCCAAGGCGTACTATGCAACTGCAGAGAGTGTTCGAGATATGCTCATTTTAAGTTGGAATGCCACATATGAATACTACGAAAAGATGAATGTAAAGCAGGCATATTACTTGTCTATGGAGTTTCTTCAG GGAAGAGCTTTACTCAATGCTATTGGTAACTTGGGGCTAAACGGACCTTATGCAGATGCTTTAACTAAGCTCGGATACAGTTTAGAGGATGTAGCCAGGcag GAACCAGATGCAGCTTTAGGGAATGGAGGCTTAGGAAGACTTGCTTCTTGCTTTCTTGACTCAATGGCGACGCTAAACTACCCTGCATGGGGTTATGGACTTAGATACCAATATGGCCTTTTCAAACAGCTTATTACAAAAGATGGCCAGGAGGAAGTTGCTGAAAACTGGCTCGAG ATGGGAAATCCATGGGAAATTGTCAGGAATGATATTTCGTATCCCGTAAAATTCTATGGGAAGGTCATTGAAGGAGCTGATGGGTCAAAGGAATGGGTTGGCGGAGAAGATATAACTGCTGTTGCCTATGATGTCCCAATACCAGgatataaaacaaaaacaactatCAACCTTCGACTGTGGTCAACAAAGCTAGCTGCAGAAGCTTTTGATCTACATGCTTTTAACAACGGAGACCATGCCAAAGCATATGAGGCACAGAAAAAGGCTGAGAAG ATTTGCTATGTCTTATATCCAGGTGACGAGTCACTTGAGGGAAAGACACTTCGGTTAAAGCAACAATACACCCTATGTTCTGCTTCTCTTCAGGACATTATTGCACGGTTCGAGAAGAGATCAGGGAATGCAGTGAACTGGGATCAGTTCCCGGAAAAGGTTGCAGTACAGATGAATGACACTCATCCAACACTTTGCATACCAGAACTTTTAAGGATATTGATAGATGTTAAAGGTTTGAGCTGGAAGCAGGCATGGGGAATTACTCAAAG AACGGTCGCATACACTAACCACACTGTTTTACCCGAGGCTCTAGAGAAATGGAGCTTCACACTTCTTGGTGAACTGCTTCCTCGGCACGTGGAGATCATAGCAATGATAGATGAGGAG CTTTTGCTAACTATACTTACTGAATATGGTACTGAAGATCTTGACTTGTTGCAAGAAAAGCTAAACCAAATGAGGATTCTGGATAATGTTGAAATACCTACTTCTGTTTTGGAGTTACTTATCAAAGCCAAAGAAAATGCTGCTGATGTCGAAAAAGCAGCAGAAGAAGAACAACTAGAAGAAGGTAAAGATGAGGAAACTGAGGCTGTAAAAGCAGAAACTACGAACGAAGAGGAGGAAACTGAGGTTGAGAAGGTTGAGGTCAAGGATAGTCAAGCAAAAATAAAACGGATATTCGGGCCACATGCAAATAGACCACAGGTGGTTCACATGGCAAATCTATGTGTAGTTAGTGGTCATGCAGTTAACGGTGTTGCTGAGATTCATAGTGAAATAGTTAAAGATGAAGTTTTCAATGAATTTTACAAG TTATGGCCAGAGAAATTCCAAAACAAGACAAATGGTGTGACACCAAGAAGATGGTTAAGTTTCTGTAACCCAGAGTTGAGTGAAATTATAACCAAATGGACAGGATCTGATGATTGGTTGGTAAACACTGAAAAATTGGCAGAGCTTCGAAAG TTTGCTGATAACGAAGAACTCCAGTCTGAGTGGAGGAAGGCAAAAGGAAATAACAAAATGAAGATTGTCTCTCTCATTAAAGAAAAAACAGGATACGTGGTCAGTCCCGATGCGATGTTTGATGTTCAGATCAAGCGCATTCACGAGTATAAGAGGCAGCTATTAAATATATTCGGCATTGTTTATCGCTACAAGAAGATGAAAGAAATGAGCCCTGAAGAACGAAAAGAAAAGTTTGTTCCTCGAGTTTGCATATTTGGAGGAAAAGCATTTGCTACATATGTTCAGGCCAAGAGAATTGTAAAATTTATCACTGATGTAGGGGCAACAGTCAACCATGATCCCGAGATTGGTGATCTTTTGAAG GTTGTCTTTGTTCCTGATTACAACGTCAGTGTAGCGGAAGTGCTAATTCCTGGTAGTGAGCTGTCCCAGCACATTAG TACTGCTGGTATGGAGGCTAGTGGAACCAGCAACATGAAATTTTCAATGAATGGCTGCCTCCTTATCGGAACGTTAGATGGTGCCAATGTTGAGATAAGAGAGGAAGTTGGAGAGGACAATTTCTTCCTTTTCGGAGCTCAGGCTCATGAAATTGCTGGTCTGCGAAAGGAAAGAGCCGAGGGAAAG TTTATCCCCGACCCAAGATTTGAAGAAGTAAAGGCGTTCATTAGGACAGGCGTCTTTGGCCCCTACAACTATGAAGAACTCATGGGATCCTTAGAAGGAAACGAAGGCTTTGGTCGTGCTGACtattttcttgtaggaaaagatTTCCCTGATTATATAGAGTGCCAAGATAAAGTTGATGAAGCATATCGAGACCAGAAG AAATGGACCAAAATGTCGATCTTAAACACAGCTGGATCGTTCAAATTTAGCAGTGATCGAACAATTCATCAATATGCAAGAGACATATGGAGAATTGAACCTGTTGAATTACCTTAA
- the LOC101247821 gene encoding probable WRKY transcription factor 57: protein MDENDKQVDNDPLPGGGGGGAAEFTGATTESSWSLGGGDDESDNVYFFGTSSTDRESSILTEFGWNFQPHGNRDVRAGGDGSRFDRIDEDLAGNSTTTTASVSASVSITEPTVTEKITDEPVSSSCSDDPPEKSTASGSSSASRPPSDTASKVKKKGQKRIRQPRFAFMTKSEVDHLEDGYRWRKYGQKAVKNSPFPRSYYRCTNTKCTVKKRVERSSEDSSIVITTYEGQHCHHTVGFPRGGLINHEAFTSQLTPLPSQFYHPSGVQYPHELVPMSSPAAPESHTMPGETGPEPIRLPETSQPDATQQPTDEGLLGDIVPPGMRSR, encoded by the exons ATGGATGAAAACGATAAGCAGGTTGATAATGATCCATTAcctggtggtggtggtggtggtgcaGCGGAGTTCACCGGCGCTACTACTGAATCAAGCTGGTCACTCGGTGGTGGAGATGATGAATCGGATAATGTTTACTTCTTCGGTACTAGTAGTACTGATAGAGAGAGCAGTATATTGACCGAATTCGGCTGGAATTTTCAACCGCACGGAAATAGAGATGTTCGCGCCGGTGGTGACGGTAGTCGATTTGATCGGATCGATGAGGATTTGGCGGGAAATAGTACTACAACTACTGCTTCTGTTTCTGCTTCTGTTTCTATTACTGAACCGACGGTGACGGAGAAAATCACCGACGAACCTGTTTCATCTAGCTGTTCTGATGATCCGCCGGAGAAATCTACAGCTTCCGGTAGCTCCTCCGCCTCTCGACCGCCGTCCGATACAGC AAGCAAGGTTAAAAAGAAGGGTCAGAAACGAATCAGGCAGCCCCGCTTTGCATTTATGACCAAAAGTGAAGTTGATCATCTTGAAGATGGCTATAGATGGAGGAAATATGGCCAAAAAGCTGTTAAAAACagtccatttccaag GAGTTATTATCGTTGTACAAATACAAAGTGTACAGTAAAGAAAAGAGTGGAGAGATCCTCTGAAGATTCCTCAATTGTAATCACAACATATGAAGGACAACATTGTCACCATACAGTTGGATTTCCTAGAGGTGGACTTATCAATCACGAAGCATTTACATCTCAATTAACACCTTTACCCTCACAATTCTATCATCCATCCGGTGTTCAATACCCTCATGAATTAGTTCCTATGAGTAGCCCCGCTGCACCTGAATCACATACAATGCCTGGTGAAACCGGACCCGAACCTATTAGATTGCCAGAAACAAGTCAACCAGATGCTACACAACAACCAACTGATGAAGGATTGCTTGGAGATATTGTACCTCCTGGGATGCGAAGCAGATAA
- the LOC101247524 gene encoding uncharacterized protein, which yields MFAEFLTEMEDNQDLNFVGDKKSLCGNSLGGDMRSHVVEGNVEKFESWSSRETPHQSKFDVGSHSGYGLRENPKKTWRAVDSTFSPLPPQERVCQQCGKVFQSMKALCGHMACHSEKLVMDSHSDTETDDDDDDEEEETKMKTRSLKTKRYKRLVAKPSNYCLVNNNSNNNNGVVNYGSSSVSEIDELDQEEVVAKCLMMLSRDTGNWNGVNSVVESSDNNSVVLETKSSSTDMKFGRKDRMKCVYNQNETPGTKKLSGLDVDQAESESSDSGYFLDDNTIVESDISVDGFNRNGNSKWSTSQMSHAESGVDKGKGLNRTKKYPIESRKDLTAECDYDDYAIASYIDKCEPRKRMKDSSYHSELGNKSVKKIKLGPKSSEGCNAIQKKKYECLNCKKSFNSYQALGGHRPCHKKANAYLESINGTGESSVDDKNRETFSSRTPASTAKDQSYNPEKTIKPKKSQRHECPFCDRVFKSGQALGGHKRSHFIVGTEQNMNRSSAVKKVDDLLDLNLPAPLDDDDDEHAHLVSW from the coding sequence ATGTTTGCTGAATTTTTAACTGAAATGGAAGACAATCAAGATTTGAATTTTGTAGGTGACAAAAAATCCCTTTGTGGGAATTCATTAGGAGGTGATATGAGATCTCATGTAGTTGAAGGAAATGTTGAAAAGTTTGAATCTTGGAGTAGTAGAGAAACTCCCCATCAATCAAAATTTGATGTTGGTAGTCATTCTGGATATGGACTTAGAGAAAATCCCAAGAAAACTTGGAGGGCTGTTGATTCAACTTTTTCACCTTTGCCTCCTCAGGAAAGAGTTTGTCAACAATGTGGTAAAGTGTTTCAGTCAATGAAAGCTTTGTGTGGTCATATGGCTTGTCATTCAGAGAAGTTGGTGATGGACAGTCATTCAGATACTGAaactgatgatgatgatgatgatgaagaggAGGAGACAAAGATGAAGACCAGATCATTAAAGACTAAGAGGTACAAGAGACTTGTAGCTAAGCCTTCTAATTACTGTTTAgtgaataataatagtaataataataatggtgtTGTTAATTATGGTTCATCATCTGTTTCTGAGATTGATGAACTAGATCAAGAGGAAGTTGTAGCAAAGTGTTTGATGATGTTGTCTAGGGATACAGGGAACTGGAATGGTGTTAATTCAGTTGTTGAGTCTTCTGATAACAATTCTGTTGTTTTGGAGACAAAATCATCCTCTACTGACATGAAATTTGGTAGAAAGGATAGGATGAAATGTGTTTATAATCAAAACGAAACACCGGGAACTAAGAAACTTAGTGGTTTAGATGTTGATCAAGCTGAATCTGAGAGTTCTGATTCTGGATACTTTTTAGATGACAATACTATAGTTGAATCGGATATATCTGTCGATGGGTTCAATAGAAATGGGAATAGTAAATGGAGCACTTCACAAATGAGCCATGCTGAGTCTGGGGTTGATAAGGGCAAGGGGTTAAACAGAACCAAGAAATATCCAATAGAGTCAAGGAAGGATTTAACCGCGGAATGTGACTATGATGATTACGCGATAGCTTCATATATAGATAAATGTGAACCAAGAAAGAGAATGAAGGATAGTTCTTATCATTCAGAACTAGGGAACAAGTCCGTTAAGAAGATAAAGCTCGGTCCTAAAAGTTCCGAAGGATGCAATGCTATTCAAAAGAAGAAGTATGAGTGCTTGAACTGCAAGAAGAGTTTTAACTCTTATCAGGCTCTTGGTGGACATAGACCATGTCATAAAAAGGCCAACGCCTATCTCGAGTCAATAAATGGAACTGGTGAAAGTAGTGTCGATGACAAGAATAGAGAGACATTTAGCAGTAGAACACCAGCTTCTACTGCTAAAGATCAGTCTTACAATCCTGAGAAAACTATTAAGCCTAAGAAATCCCAAAGGCACGAATGCCCATTTTGTGACCGTGTTTTCAAGTCTGGTCAAGCTTTAGGTGGCCACAAAAGATCTCATTTTATCGTTGGAACTGAACAGAACATGAATCGATCTTCAGCAGTCAAGAAAGTCGATGATTTACTTGATCTTAATCTTCCTGCTCCTcttgatgatgacgatgatgagcATGCACACCTCGTGTCTTGGTAG
- the LOC101248574 gene encoding putative SNAP25 homologous protein SNAP30, translating into MFGFRKKADSATPDEKNVMKAGRRTSSEPVLVTPDDDDFGTSSSSSGGTRNKHKSKTEDFDNMSVQELEGYAVDQAKETTSSVNNCLKIAEDIRQEGAQTLDTLHKQGEQINRTHMMAVEMDRDLSKGEKLLNNLGGMFAMPWKPKKTHDIKGPRTSKDDNHKGKGSASEREKLGLSNGKKGKSASSTPPPESMNAMQQIESEKAKQDDALSDLSNILGDLKGMAVDMGSELDKQNKAIDDLDKDVDELNSRVKGANRRARQIVGK; encoded by the exons ATGTTTGGATTCAGGAAAAAAGCAGACTCTGCTACTCCtgatgaaaaaaatgtaatgaaAGCTGGTCGGAGGACATCCTCCGAGCCAGTTCTTGTCACACCTGATGACGATGATTTTGGaacatcatcgtcgtcatcaggTGGGACAAGGAACAAACATAAAAGTAAGACAGAGGATTTTGATAACATGTCTGTGCAAGAATTGGAAGGGTATGCTGTAGACCAAGCTAAGGAGACAACGAGCTCGGTCAATAACTGTTTGAAGATAGCTGAGGATATTAGACAAGAAGGTGCTCAGACACTCGATACCTTGCATAAGCAAGGCGAGCAAATTAATCGTACTCATATGATGGCTGTTGAAATGGATCGCGATTTGAGCAAG GGTGAAAAGTTATTGAACAATCTTGGTGGCATGTTCGCGATGCCTTGGAAGCCAAAGAAAACTCACGATATTAAAGGGCCTCGAACTTCAAAAG ATGATAATCATAAAGGGAAAGGTAGTGCAAGTGAAAGGGAAAAATTAGGTTTGTCGAAtggtaaaaaggggaaatcaGCCTCGAGTACACCTCCTCCTGAATCGATGAATGCTATGCAGCAAATTGAG TCTGAGAAGGCGAAGCAAGATGATGCACTTTCGGATTTGAGCAACATATTGGGTGATCTAAAAGGCATGGCTGTTGACATGGGATCTGAACTTGACAA GCAAAACAAAGCTATAGATGATCTTGACAAAGATGTTGATGAATTAAACTCTAGAGTTAAAGGTGCAAATCGACGTGCACGTCAAATAGTAGGGAAGTGA